In a genomic window of Gossypium arboreum isolate Shixiya-1 chromosome 9, ASM2569848v2, whole genome shotgun sequence:
- the LOC108489920 gene encoding ERBB-3 BINDING PROTEIN 1-like isoform X3 has protein sequence MYKNAKRKIERGVAFPTCLSVNNIVCHFSPLASDTSELQEGDMVKIDMGCHIDGFIAVVAHTHVVQEGPVNDRKADVIAAANTAAEVALRLVRPGKKNKDVTDAIQKVAAAYDCKIVEGVLSHQLKQFVIDGNKVILSVSNPDTRVDDAEFEENEVYAVDIVASTGEGKPKLLDEKQTTIYKRAVDKNYHLKMKTSRFIFSEINQKFPILPFTARALEEKRARLGLVECVNHDLLQPYPVLHEKPGDYVAHIKFTVLLMPNGSDRITLHPLQELQPTKTIDDPEIKGWLALGTKTKKKGGGKKKKGKKNEGDKADAEPMDASKTDAAAS, from the exons ATGTATAAGAATGCTAAGAGGAAGATTGAGAGAGGTGTTGCCTTCCCCACTTGTCTTTCTGTTAATAACATTGTTTGTCATTTCTCTCCACTTGCTAGTGACACCTCCGAGCTGCAAGAAGGTGATATGGTGAAGAT TGACATGGGTTGCCACATTGATGGGTTTATTGCTGTAGTTGCGCACACCCATGTTGTCCAGGAAGGACCAGTCAATGACAGGAAGGCTGATGTTATTGCTGCTGCAAATACCGCCGCAGAAGTTGCATTGAGGCTTGTTAGGCCTGGGAAGAAG AATAAAGATGTAACAGATGCAATTCAGAAGGTAGCTGCAGCTTATGACTGCAAAATTGTTGAAGGTGTTCTTAGCCATCAATTGAAGCAGTTTGTGATAGATGGAAACAAAGTCATACTCAGTGTCTCCAACCCAGATACGAGAGTTGATGATGCGGAGTTTGAGGAGAATGAAGTTTATGCAGTAGATATAGTTGCTTCAACTGGTGAAGGCAAG CCAAAACTTTTGGATGAGAAGCAAACCACTATTTATAAGAGAGCAGTTGACAAGAATTATCATTTAAAGATGAAGACCTCTAGATTTATTTTCAGTGAAATAAATCAGAAATTTCCTATTCTCCCATTCACTGCCAG GGCTCTGGAAGAGAAACGAGCTCGTCTAGGTTTAGTCGAATGCGTGAATCATGATCTGTTGCAGCCATATCCTGTTCTTCATGAGAAGCCTG GGGATTATGTTGCTCATATAAAATTCACGGTGTTGCTAATGCCTAATGGATCAGACCGGATCACATTGCATCCGCTGCAGGAGCTGCAGCCAACCAAGACAATAGATGATCCTGAAATCAAAGGATGGTTAGCTTTGGGAACGAAGACGAAGAAAAAAGGTGGTGGGAAGAAGAAGAAAG GTAAGAAGAATGAGGGTGATAAAGCTGATGCAGAGCCTATGGATGCATCAAAAACTGATGCCGCTGCATCTTAA
- the LOC108489920 gene encoding ERBB-3 BINDING PROTEIN 1-like isoform X1, whose translation MSDDEREEKELDLTSPEVVTKYKSAAEIVNKALQLVVKECKPKTKIVDICEKGDAFIREQTGNMYKNAKRKIERGVAFPTCLSVNNIVCHFSPLASDTSELQEGDMVKIDMGCHIDGFIAVVAHTHVVQEGPVNDRKADVIAAANTAAEVALRLVRPGKKNKDVTDAIQKVAAAYDCKIVEGVLSHQLKQFVIDGNKVILSVSNPDTRVDDAEFEENEVYAVDIVASTGEGKPKLLDEKQTTIYKRAVDKNYHLKMKTSRFIFSEINQKFPILPFTARALEEKRARLGLVECVNHDLLQPYPVLHEKPGDYVAHIKFTVLLMPNGSDRITLHPLQELQPTKTIDDPEIKGWLALGTKTKKKGGGKKKKGKKNEGDKADAEPMDASKTDAAAS comes from the exons ATGTCGGACGACGAGCGAGAGGAAAAGGAGTTGGATCTCACCTCTCCTGAAGTTGTTACTAAATACAAGAGTGCTGCTGAGATCGTTAACA AGGCTTTGCAGTTAGTTGTAAAAGAATGCAAACCAAAAACTAAGATTGTTGACATTTGCGAGAAGGGTGATGCATTTATCAGAGA GCAAACAGGCAATATGTATAAGAATGCTAAGAGGAAGATTGAGAGAGGTGTTGCCTTCCCCACTTGTCTTTCTGTTAATAACATTGTTTGTCATTTCTCTCCACTTGCTAGTGACACCTCCGAGCTGCAAGAAGGTGATATGGTGAAGAT TGACATGGGTTGCCACATTGATGGGTTTATTGCTGTAGTTGCGCACACCCATGTTGTCCAGGAAGGACCAGTCAATGACAGGAAGGCTGATGTTATTGCTGCTGCAAATACCGCCGCAGAAGTTGCATTGAGGCTTGTTAGGCCTGGGAAGAAG AATAAAGATGTAACAGATGCAATTCAGAAGGTAGCTGCAGCTTATGACTGCAAAATTGTTGAAGGTGTTCTTAGCCATCAATTGAAGCAGTTTGTGATAGATGGAAACAAAGTCATACTCAGTGTCTCCAACCCAGATACGAGAGTTGATGATGCGGAGTTTGAGGAGAATGAAGTTTATGCAGTAGATATAGTTGCTTCAACTGGTGAAGGCAAG CCAAAACTTTTGGATGAGAAGCAAACCACTATTTATAAGAGAGCAGTTGACAAGAATTATCATTTAAAGATGAAGACCTCTAGATTTATTTTCAGTGAAATAAATCAGAAATTTCCTATTCTCCCATTCACTGCCAG GGCTCTGGAAGAGAAACGAGCTCGTCTAGGTTTAGTCGAATGCGTGAATCATGATCTGTTGCAGCCATATCCTGTTCTTCATGAGAAGCCTG GGGATTATGTTGCTCATATAAAATTCACGGTGTTGCTAATGCCTAATGGATCAGACCGGATCACATTGCATCCGCTGCAGGAGCTGCAGCCAACCAAGACAATAGATGATCCTGAAATCAAAGGATGGTTAGCTTTGGGAACGAAGACGAAGAAAAAAGGTGGTGGGAAGAAGAAGAAAG GTAAGAAGAATGAGGGTGATAAAGCTGATGCAGAGCCTATGGATGCATCAAAAACTGATGCCGCTGCATCTTAA
- the LOC108489920 gene encoding ERBB-3 BINDING PROTEIN 1-like isoform X2, whose amino-acid sequence MSDDEREEKELDLTSPEVVTKYKSAAEIVNKALQLVVKECKPKTKIVDICEKGDAFIRDDTSELQEGDMVKIDMGCHIDGFIAVVAHTHVVQEGPVNDRKADVIAAANTAAEVALRLVRPGKKNKDVTDAIQKVAAAYDCKIVEGVLSHQLKQFVIDGNKVILSVSNPDTRVDDAEFEENEVYAVDIVASTGEGKPKLLDEKQTTIYKRAVDKNYHLKMKTSRFIFSEINQKFPILPFTARALEEKRARLGLVECVNHDLLQPYPVLHEKPGDYVAHIKFTVLLMPNGSDRITLHPLQELQPTKTIDDPEIKGWLALGTKTKKKGGGKKKKGKKNEGDKADAEPMDASKTDAAAS is encoded by the exons ATGTCGGACGACGAGCGAGAGGAAAAGGAGTTGGATCTCACCTCTCCTGAAGTTGTTACTAAATACAAGAGTGCTGCTGAGATCGTTAACA AGGCTTTGCAGTTAGTTGTAAAAGAATGCAAACCAAAAACTAAGATTGTTGACATTTGCGAGAAGGGTGATGCATTTATCAGAGA TGACACCTCCGAGCTGCAAGAAGGTGATATGGTGAAGAT TGACATGGGTTGCCACATTGATGGGTTTATTGCTGTAGTTGCGCACACCCATGTTGTCCAGGAAGGACCAGTCAATGACAGGAAGGCTGATGTTATTGCTGCTGCAAATACCGCCGCAGAAGTTGCATTGAGGCTTGTTAGGCCTGGGAAGAAG AATAAAGATGTAACAGATGCAATTCAGAAGGTAGCTGCAGCTTATGACTGCAAAATTGTTGAAGGTGTTCTTAGCCATCAATTGAAGCAGTTTGTGATAGATGGAAACAAAGTCATACTCAGTGTCTCCAACCCAGATACGAGAGTTGATGATGCGGAGTTTGAGGAGAATGAAGTTTATGCAGTAGATATAGTTGCTTCAACTGGTGAAGGCAAG CCAAAACTTTTGGATGAGAAGCAAACCACTATTTATAAGAGAGCAGTTGACAAGAATTATCATTTAAAGATGAAGACCTCTAGATTTATTTTCAGTGAAATAAATCAGAAATTTCCTATTCTCCCATTCACTGCCAG GGCTCTGGAAGAGAAACGAGCTCGTCTAGGTTTAGTCGAATGCGTGAATCATGATCTGTTGCAGCCATATCCTGTTCTTCATGAGAAGCCTG GGGATTATGTTGCTCATATAAAATTCACGGTGTTGCTAATGCCTAATGGATCAGACCGGATCACATTGCATCCGCTGCAGGAGCTGCAGCCAACCAAGACAATAGATGATCCTGAAATCAAAGGATGGTTAGCTTTGGGAACGAAGACGAAGAAAAAAGGTGGTGGGAAGAAGAAGAAAG GTAAGAAGAATGAGGGTGATAAAGCTGATGCAGAGCCTATGGATGCATCAAAAACTGATGCCGCTGCATCTTAA
- the LOC108450050 gene encoding dnaJ protein ERDJ3A-like, whose product MKIRSPLSFALFSTLLVLYGEAKTIDPYKVLGVDKNASQREIQKAFHKLSLQYHPDKNKSKGAQEKFSEINNAYDILSDEQKRKNYDMYGDDKGAPGFDAGHPGDHGGYTFFTGGGPGQSGFTSGPGGWQHMGGQGGSQSFSFSFGGPGGSRSSGSHGGPSSFGFDIDDIFSGFFGGGMKDQGQFGDFSSFSSSSRSQSQSRSSSKSIRAINSEAFRKEITDQGMTWLLLSYTQSLQGKQYYESIMGEVASLLSGAIKVGSINCETELSLCKDLAVHPERSPRLFVYSYKGSEKGSLEEYNGDLTAKNVKTFCQDHLPRFSKRISLNHFDLSSSNVERYPRVMLLSTKKNTPVIWRVLSGLYHKRFTFYDAEVHDVSDPAVKKLGVDALPAIVGWLSNGEKHILKSSISVKDLKSAIKDLSVLLDSFEKKNRKVASSRTSEEQTASAEGQLPLLTALNFDGLCGDKIPVCIIGGFRSSKSRDKLESLLSKVSKKSLSRRQNVASGSRDALSYVLLDATKQQSFLGAFEKSGFKSIDNILVAYKPRKGKYVAFTGDMTIEEVEKFISSVLNGDVQFTRTRQKPVLK is encoded by the exons ATGAAAATTCGATCGCCACTTTCTTTTGCGCTTTTTTCAACGCTGTTAGTTTTATACGGTGAAGCCAAAACCATTGATCCTTACAAG GTTCTTGGCGTGGACAAAAATGCGAGTCAAAGAGAGATTCAGAAAGCTTTCCACAA GCTTTCTCTTCAATATCACCCTGACAAGAACAAAAGTAAAGGTGCACAAGAGAAGTTTTCTGAGATCAACAACG CATATGACATTTTATCAGATGAGCAGAAGAGAAAAAATTATGATATGTATGGTGATGACAAAGGTGCCCCAGGATTTGATGCTGGGCACCCCGGGGATCATGGTGGATATACTTTCTTCACCGGCGGTGGACCTGGACAAAGTGGGTTTACATCAGGACCAGGTGGATGGCAGCACATGGGTGGGCAGGGAGGTTCCCAGAGTTTCTCATTTTCGTTTGGTGGCCCTGGTGGATCACGCTCATCTGGTAGCCATGGTGGACCAAGTTCCTTTGGTTTTGATATTGACGATATTTTCTCAGGGTTCTTTGGGGGTGGTATGAAAGATCAGGGTCAGTTTGGTGATTTCAGCAGTTTCAGCAGTTCGAGCAGGTCCCAGTCACAATCTAGGAGTTCATCTAAGAGCATCAGAGCAATAAATTCGGAGGCCTTCAGGAAAGAAATAACTGACCAAGGGATGACTTGGCTTTTATTATCTTATACACAATCATTGCAGGGGAAACAATATTATGAATCTATCATGGGGGAGGTGGCCAGTTTATTATCAGGAGCTATAAAG GTTGGGAGCATAAATTGTGAAACTGAGTTGTCTTTATGTAAGGATCTTGCTGTTCATCCAGAGAGGTCTCCAAGGTTGTTTGTTTACTCATACAAAGGAAGTGAGAAGGGTTCTCTTGAAGAATACAATGGTGATTTGACGGCTAAGAATGTCAAAACATTTTGTCAAGATCATTTACCTAGGTTTTCAAAAAGGATTAGCCTAAATCATTTTGACTTGTCTTCTAGTAATGTAGAAAGATACCCAAGGGTGATGCTTCTTTCTACCAAAAAGAATACACCTGTAATCTGGCGTGTTCTCAGTGGCTTGTATCACAAAAGGTTCACTTTCTATGATGCAGAG GTTCATGACGTTTCTGATCCAGCTGTGAAGAAGTTAGGTGTTGATGCACTTCCAGCTATAGTTGGGTGGCTGTCCAATGGAGAGAAGCACATCCTGAAATCCAGTATTTCGGTGAAGGATTTGAAATCTGCAATCAAAGATCTCAGTGTGTTGCTTGATAGTTTTGAGAAGAAGAATAGAAAGGTAGCTTCATCTCGGACTAGTGAAGAACAGACAGCCTCCGCAGAGGGACAGTTGCCTTTGTTGACAGCATTGAACTTTGATGGTCTTTGTGGGGATAAAATTCCTGTCTGCATTATCGGTGGATTCCGATCATCCAAATCTAGGGATAAGCTGGAGTCCCTTTTATCTAAG GTTTCTAAGAAATCTCTATCAAGGAGACAGAATGTAGCATCTGGTTCTAGGGATGCTTTATCCTATGTCCTTTTAGATGCTACCAAGCAACAATCATTTCTAGGTGCATTTGAAAAGTCTGGATTCAAATCGATAGATAACATCCTGGTGGCGTACAAACCTCGGAAGGGAAAGTATGTTGCATTTACAGGTGACATGACCATTGAAGAGGTAGAGAAATTCATAAGCTCTGTTCTTAATGGAGACGTGCAATTTACCAGGACAAGGCAGAAGCCAGTTCTCAAGTGA